One window from the genome of Borrelia sp. A-FGy1 encodes:
- the bdr gene encoding Bdr family repetitive protein: MQENTKYHFTEQQLYEELIRMGMQKAMAMHLANKYFHSDIIYNNLQNLGENFKVLLNAMEIRIGGIENFKTEIKGEINKLDTKIDNVKKELKEDINKLDTKIDNVKAELKEDINKLDTKID; this comes from the coding sequence ATGCAAGAAAATACTAAATATCATTTTACAGAACAGCAACTTTATGAAGAGCTTATAAGAATGGGTATGCAAAAGGCAATGGCCATGCACTTGGCAAATAAATATTTCCACAGCGACATTATATATAATAACCTTCAAAATTTAGGTGAAAACTTCAAGGTGCTACTAAATGCTATGGAAATTAGAATTGGTGGTATTGAAAATTTCAAAACAGAAATTAAAGGTGAAATTAATAAACTTGATACTAAGATAGACAATGTTAAAAAAGAACTTAAAGAAGATATTAATAAACTTGACACTAAGATAGATAATGTTAAAGCAGAACTTAAAGAAGATATTAATAAACTTGATACTAAAATAGACA
- a CDS encoding phage portal protein, whose product MNKNAEDFLEEEKRSIEKDKQNAHSLYEYSVFFRNYIESTPEDALKNGISLNSLDGEGARTDNTTMLLAKTLKVSLKSALRQAMISHRFYGFGYILINTSGMDDDLKLEVNRDIPTGFTFLDPRKIVDNHPKLDKPYIGYLRNVYSKDKDETNTNIQIHKSRLIMYENYDIILDQFVPVYSQGLLTGFKLFEDIYRQINKRIGNFTFLHYNDETLVELMNSLEEMQEKANKLRQGNNSFFKFLTSIGGGGDSDYTNNRMQSLGHTSVALEQELTKIKDKLNNDGIFYTSNEKARLEVVKYDLAFLKDAFELVKAKIGADTKEPLTRSFNEQVKGLGSDGKGDRTNYYDYLKSVQEAVEIAVNSKLNLHYNLDMKFNDIEVLSMKERVEQETLFIDAYTKYLTLIKDSRVKDEQAEYIKSNLSILAK is encoded by the coding sequence ATGAACAAAAATGCAGAAGACTTTCTAGAAGAAGAGAAAAGGTCAATAGAAAAGGATAAGCAAAATGCACATAGTCTTTATGAATACTCTGTATTTTTCAGGAATTATATTGAAAGCACACCAGAAGATGCACTAAAGAATGGTATTTCACTTAACTCATTAGATGGCGAGGGTGCCAGAACAGATAATACGACAATGCTTTTAGCTAAGACTTTAAAAGTAAGCCTTAAGAGTGCATTGCGGCAGGCTATGATAAGTCATAGATTTTATGGCTTTGGATATATTTTAATTAATACAAGTGGAATGGATGATGATCTTAAGTTAGAAGTTAATCGTGATATACCTACAGGATTTACATTCTTAGATCCACGCAAAATAGTAGATAATCACCCTAAACTAGATAAGCCTTATATTGGATATTTACGCAATGTGTATAGCAAGGATAAGGATGAGACTAATACTAATATTCAAATACACAAGAGTAGGCTTATTATGTATGAGAACTACGATATAATTTTGGATCAATTTGTTCCTGTCTACTCACAAGGATTACTAACAGGGTTTAAGCTTTTTGAAGATATTTATAGACAAATAAATAAACGAATTGGTAACTTTACCTTCCTACACTACAATGATGAAACGCTAGTTGAACTTATGAATTCACTAGAAGAGATGCAAGAGAAGGCTAACAAGCTTAGACAAGGTAATAATTCTTTTTTCAAATTCTTAACTTCAATAGGAGGTGGTGGTGATAGCGATTATACAAATAATAGAATGCAATCACTAGGGCATACAAGTGTGGCACTAGAGCAAGAGTTAACTAAAATCAAGGACAAATTAAATAATGATGGAATATTTTATACTTCAAATGAAAAGGCTAGATTAGAGGTAGTAAAATATGACCTTGCTTTCCTAAAGGATGCATTTGAATTAGTTAAGGCAAAAATTGGTGCTGATACTAAAGAACCATTAACTCGTAGCTTTAATGAGCAAGTTAAAGGCTTGGGCAGTGATGGTAAGGGAGATAGGACAAATTACTATGACTATCTTAAAAGCGTTCAGGAAGCTGTAGAGATTGCTGTTAATAGTAAACTTAATCTACATTACAACCTTGATATGAAGTTTAATGATATAGAGGTTCTAAGCATGAAAGAGCGTGTGGAACAAGAGACATTATTTATTGATGCATATACCAAATACCTAACACTTATAAAAGACTCAAGGGTTAAGGATGAGCAGGCAGAATATATTAAAAGTAATTTATCAATATTGGCTAAATAA
- a CDS encoding DUF1357 family protein, whose translation MDKTSEVTSPKSLADEANTISKKDREAFSISKEEYQNLIDTISALRDEFRISKSSINEGGSELPRLSIDEQVAREIAANKKHEITQKELADKAKFISEVDKLAQKNLAPNFNTEKLERQNYTTDEILDAQIKALIKKYVPEGTILAIAGTSDLGKINMGSKLLGQLFRVAKDNIKKRKSEDNSYRTLYNTLTAHHSGEIKSFQNNGENIISEDDFKYANVNHWKESREKLQNKVS comes from the coding sequence ATGGATAAAACTTCAGAAGTAACAAGTCCTAAGAGTTTAGCTGATGAGGCTAATACTATTAGCAAGAAAGACAGGGAAGCATTTAGTATTTCAAAAGAAGAGTATCAAAACCTTATTGATACCATTAGTGCACTTAGAGATGAATTTAGGATAAGTAAATCTAGCATTAATGAAGGTGGAAGTGAGCTACCAAGGCTATCAATTGATGAGCAAGTGGCAAGAGAGATTGCAGCTAATAAGAAGCATGAGATTACACAAAAAGAGCTTGCTGATAAGGCCAAATTCATTAGTGAAGTTGATAAACTAGCACAAAAAAACCTAGCCCCTAACTTTAATACCGAGAAGTTAGAAAGACAAAACTATACAACTGATGAGATTTTAGATGCTCAAATTAAGGCTTTGATTAAAAAATATGTGCCTGAAGGTACTATCTTAGCAATAGCTGGCACTAGTGATTTGGGTAAAATCAATATGGGTAGTAAGCTTTTAGGTCAATTATTTAGAGTTGCTAAAGACAACATAAAGAAAAGAAAGAGTGAAGATAACTCATACAGAACACTATACAACACCTTAACAGCTCATCATAGTGGTGAGATTAAGAGTTTCCAAAATAATGGTGAGAATATCATATCAGAAGATGACTTTAAATATGCAAATGTAAATCATTGGAAAGAGAGTAGAGAAAAATTACAAAATAAAGTCTCTTAA
- a CDS encoding DUF228 domain-containing protein → MSTDTTELQKQIQKLQQEKSNLETQLQQEKAKNTTQSKQQDALSMLKSKGSKDNIRPTVKIEHDFVEQNKGFASHALTKIDTSTRTEALPYKGFCHKMGVKLVGDTNYEKQVEAGGGDDLYVVCVNVDEYVKVAHIVRTVCQGHFVCANNNIKAGDKLVFQDKGILEKAVKSKHTYAHATAVKDSFEFSDKKGIYGVEIDFHGFVAPKVN, encoded by the coding sequence ATGTCAACAGATACAACAGAGTTGCAAAAACAAATACAGAAATTGCAACAAGAGAAAAGTAATCTTGAAACACAATTGCAGCAAGAGAAGGCTAAAAACACAACACAAAGCAAACAACAAGATGCTCTATCTATGCTTAAGAGTAAGGGTAGTAAAGACAATATTAGACCTACAGTCAAGATTGAACATGATTTTGTTGAACAAAATAAGGGATTTGCAAGTCATGCATTAACTAAAATTGACACTTCTACAAGGACTGAAGCATTGCCTTATAAGGGTTTTTGCCACAAGATGGGAGTAAAGCTAGTAGGTGACACTAATTATGAGAAACAAGTTGAGGCAGGTGGAGGTGATGACTTATATGTTGTTTGCGTTAATGTTGATGAGTACGTGAAAGTAGCACACATAGTACGAACAGTATGTCAAGGGCATTTTGTTTGTGCTAACAACAACATAAAAGCAGGCGACAAACTAGTATTTCAAGATAAGGGAATATTAGAAAAGGCAGTCAAGAGCAAGCATACATATGCTCATGCAACAGCCGTTAAAGATTCATTTGAGTTTAGCGACAAAAAGGGTATTTATGGGGTGGAGATTGATTTTCATGGATTTGTTGCACCAAAAGTGAATTAA